In one window of Nocardiopsis aegyptia DNA:
- the sigJ gene encoding RNA polymerase sigma factor SigJ translates to MTTDVFVEHRSALTGVAYRVLGTASDAEDVVQEAWLRWSKVDHATVDDPRAYLVTVVSRIAVDRLRSARARRESYVGEWLPEPVSTAPDGSERAEMADSVEFALLVVLETLSPLERAVFVLREAFQFPYAEIARIIGREEAATRQLARRARDHVEERRPRFEADRAARRRITERFLAACLEGDLEGITGLLAEDATLVGDGGGRAKAPLRTLHGMAKVGRFLASITNESNTRRFLDSLGLDSLDGMWAGITEINGGPAAVIAAGGQVLTVVVLEVVDDRVQDVYMIANPEKMSRVRLPLSS, encoded by the coding sequence ATGACGACCGATGTCTTCGTAGAGCACCGCTCCGCCCTCACCGGCGTCGCCTACCGCGTCCTGGGGACCGCCTCCGATGCCGAGGACGTCGTGCAGGAGGCCTGGCTGCGCTGGTCCAAGGTCGACCACGCGACCGTCGACGACCCCCGTGCCTACCTCGTCACCGTGGTGTCCCGGATCGCCGTCGACCGGCTGCGCTCCGCACGCGCGCGGCGCGAGTCCTATGTCGGCGAATGGCTCCCCGAGCCCGTCAGCACCGCCCCCGACGGCTCCGAGCGGGCGGAGATGGCCGACTCCGTCGAGTTCGCGCTCCTGGTGGTCCTGGAGACGCTCAGTCCACTGGAACGTGCGGTGTTCGTGCTGCGCGAGGCCTTCCAGTTCCCCTACGCGGAGATCGCCCGGATCATCGGCCGGGAGGAGGCCGCCACCCGTCAGCTGGCCCGGCGCGCCCGCGACCACGTCGAGGAGCGCCGCCCCCGGTTCGAGGCCGACCGGGCCGCCCGGCGCCGGATCACCGAGCGCTTCCTCGCCGCCTGTCTGGAGGGCGACCTGGAGGGGATCACCGGGCTGCTCGCCGAGGACGCGACCCTGGTCGGCGACGGCGGTGGACGCGCCAAGGCCCCGCTGCGGACCCTGCACGGCATGGCCAAGGTCGGGCGGTTCCTCGCCTCGATCACCAATGAGTCCAACACCCGGCGGTTCCTGGACTCGCTCGGGCTCGACTCGCTGGACGGCATGTGGGCCGGGATCACCGAGATCAACGGCGGCCCCGCCGCAGTCATCGCGGCCGGGGGCCAGGTGCTGACCGTGGTCGTCCTGGAGGTCGTCGACGACCGCGTCCAGGACGTGTACATGATCGCCAATCCCGAGAAGATGTCACGCGTGCGCCTGCCCCTCTCGTCCTAG
- a CDS encoding tyrosine-type recombinase/integrase codes for MAVYDRWHKSQDAEGDTPCREHKQIPGSEHGIGDRWQVRWRDEFGRQRKRNFPKKSGKDPEVHAEAFDAKLKANASKGLSVDTDSSNMLLRDYGALWRSGAINRVSTAERMESIFRLHIDPILGHFKMSQVRASHVRAWVKDRSAVLAPSTLRVAYSYVTALFSWAVVDRAIEVSPCKEQRLPEVGKHDHYIPTPDQVHGLAERLPARYSGIVYLGAGCGLRGGEIFGLELDAIDFERREIDVRQQLIAVSGRKPFLGPPKTKTSARTVELPEVASEALRRHLERFAPVEVEIEDETDPRKPRRRKAKLVFLWGGVTGGFGDLTPIHRASWAHAWSPAARAVGIPKGVGLHCLRHYFATLLIHEGASVKTVQMALGHSTPTVTLNTYVGEWPEAQDRTRALVDNALGLVPRMCPPPQAA; via the coding sequence ATGGCCGTCTATGACCGCTGGCACAAGTCCCAGGACGCAGAGGGAGACACGCCCTGCCGTGAGCACAAACAGATCCCAGGTTCCGAACACGGCATCGGGGACCGCTGGCAAGTCCGGTGGCGTGACGAGTTCGGCCGGCAGCGCAAGCGGAACTTCCCGAAGAAGTCCGGCAAGGACCCCGAGGTCCACGCGGAAGCCTTCGACGCCAAGCTGAAAGCCAACGCGTCCAAGGGGCTGTCCGTGGACACGGACTCCAGCAACATGCTGCTGAGGGACTACGGGGCTCTCTGGCGTTCGGGAGCGATCAACCGGGTCTCCACGGCCGAACGCATGGAATCCATCTTCCGGCTGCACATCGACCCGATCCTGGGGCACTTCAAGATGTCGCAGGTACGGGCGTCGCACGTCCGGGCCTGGGTCAAGGACCGGTCGGCCGTCTTGGCGCCCTCGACTCTCCGAGTGGCCTACAGCTACGTGACCGCGCTGTTCTCGTGGGCTGTCGTCGATCGGGCGATAGAGGTCTCACCGTGCAAGGAACAGCGCCTGCCCGAGGTCGGCAAGCACGACCACTACATCCCGACGCCCGACCAGGTTCACGGACTCGCTGAACGCCTTCCCGCCCGGTACTCCGGAATCGTCTACCTGGGTGCTGGCTGCGGCCTCCGGGGTGGCGAGATCTTCGGACTCGAACTCGACGCCATCGACTTCGAACGGCGCGAGATCGACGTACGCCAACAGCTCATCGCCGTGTCCGGCCGTAAGCCCTTCTTGGGGCCTCCCAAGACCAAGACCTCGGCTCGCACGGTCGAACTGCCTGAGGTGGCTTCTGAGGCTCTACGGCGGCACCTTGAGCGCTTCGCTCCGGTGGAAGTGGAGATCGAAGACGAGACGGACCCTCGCAAGCCGCGACGGCGCAAGGCGAAGCTGGTCTTCCTCTGGGGTGGTGTCACGGGTGGTTTCGGAGACCTGACCCCGATTCACCGTGCTAGCTGGGCACACGCCTGGTCGCCCGCTGCTCGTGCTGTCGGCATCCCCAAAGGCGTCGGCCTCCACTGCCTGCGGCACTACTTCGCGACTCTGCTCATCCACGAGGGGGCATCGGTCAAGACCGTGCAGATGGCGCTGGGGCACTCAACGCCGACGGTGACGCTCAACACCTACGTGGGGGAGTGGCCCGAAGCCCAAGACCGAACGCGTGCCCTCGTGGACAACGCGCTCGGCCTTGTGCCCCGGATGTGCCCTCCGCCGCAGGCTGCCTAG
- a CDS encoding GntR family transcriptional regulator, with protein MNPTEEPLLPSRRIANDLRDSITSGALEPGEKLPSERELAQRYGTARNTAREAMRLLADEGLVDAQHGRGVFVRAKRQLFRFGSERYSRRLREETGLSPYRAELARQGMTARVDCTSIERVDPPGRVRERLELADDAQVIRRENWYYADEAPVQLGITYIPVDVAGDTVLASSANMGKGSLYARFEERGHAITRVREEICARMPTRDEVTGLSIPDGVPVIDVLHTGIDQEGTPFEVTHFIMRADFAALDYNMPVED; from the coding sequence ATGAACCCGACCGAGGAACCTCTTCTACCGAGTCGCCGCATAGCGAACGACTTGCGCGACTCCATCACCAGCGGCGCGTTGGAACCCGGCGAGAAGCTGCCGTCTGAACGCGAACTGGCCCAGCGATACGGGACCGCGCGCAACACCGCCCGCGAAGCCATGCGCCTACTCGCCGACGAAGGGCTGGTGGACGCCCAACACGGGCGAGGCGTCTTCGTGCGCGCCAAACGACAGCTCTTCCGCTTCGGCAGCGAGCGCTACTCACGACGGTTGCGCGAGGAGACCGGCCTGTCCCCCTATCGCGCCGAACTCGCACGCCAGGGCATGACCGCCCGCGTCGACTGCACGTCCATCGAGCGTGTCGACCCGCCCGGCCGGGTGAGGGAAAGGCTGGAGCTTGCCGACGACGCCCAGGTCATCCGCCGGGAGAACTGGTACTACGCGGACGAGGCCCCGGTGCAGCTCGGAATCACCTACATCCCCGTGGATGTCGCAGGGGACACCGTGCTGGCCAGCTCCGCCAACATGGGCAAGGGCAGCCTCTACGCACGCTTCGAGGAGCGAGGGCACGCGATCACCCGTGTCCGTGAGGAGATCTGCGCACGGATGCCGACCCGGGATGAGGTCACAGGACTGTCGATCCCCGATGGTGTGCCGGTCATCGACGTTCTCCACACAGGTATTGACCAGGAGGGCACGCCCTTCGAGGTCACGCACTTCATCATGCGAGCGGACTTCGCAGCACTGGACTACAACATGCCGGTGGAGGACTGA
- a CDS encoding 2-oxoacid:ferredoxin oxidoreductase subunit beta — translation MKDFKSDQEVRWCPGCGDYAILAAFQSFLPELGVPRENIVMVSGIGCSSRFPYYLSTYGIHSIHGRAPAIATGLATSRPDLSVWVVTGDGDGLSIGGNHLIHALRRNVNINVLLFNNRIYGLTKGQYSPTSEPGKITKSSPVGSLDHPFNPVSLALGAEAGFVARTVDSDRKHLTSVLRAAADHPGASFVEIYQNCPIFNDDAFEPLKDPSARDARLLRMEHGEPLRLGADRGVVSGEFGGLSVVDVDSVGEDRLIRHDAHREDPGYAFALSRLDYPAFEHVPIGVFRDVRRPVYDDLLNEQIADARAERGDGELAALLASGDTWTVD, via the coding sequence ATGAAGGACTTCAAGTCCGACCAGGAAGTGCGCTGGTGCCCCGGGTGCGGGGACTACGCCATCCTGGCGGCGTTCCAGTCCTTCCTCCCCGAGCTGGGCGTTCCGCGCGAGAACATCGTGATGGTGTCCGGGATCGGCTGCTCCTCCCGGTTCCCGTACTACCTGAGCACCTACGGGATCCACTCGATCCACGGGCGCGCCCCCGCGATCGCGACGGGGCTGGCGACGAGCCGCCCGGACCTGTCGGTGTGGGTGGTGACCGGGGACGGGGACGGGCTGTCCATCGGCGGCAACCACCTCATCCACGCGCTGCGGCGCAACGTCAACATCAACGTCCTGCTGTTCAACAACCGCATCTACGGGCTCACCAAGGGGCAGTACTCGCCCACCTCCGAGCCGGGCAAGATCACCAAGTCGTCGCCGGTGGGGTCGCTGGACCACCCGTTCAACCCGGTGTCGCTGGCGCTGGGCGCGGAGGCGGGGTTCGTGGCGCGCACGGTGGACTCCGACCGCAAGCACCTGACTTCGGTGCTGCGCGCGGCGGCCGACCACCCGGGCGCGTCGTTCGTGGAGATCTACCAGAACTGCCCGATCTTCAACGACGACGCCTTCGAGCCGCTGAAGGACCCGTCGGCGCGTGACGCGCGGCTGCTGCGGATGGAGCACGGCGAGCCGCTGCGGCTCGGCGCGGACCGGGGCGTGGTCTCCGGGGAGTTCGGCGGGCTGTCGGTCGTGGACGTGGACTCGGTGGGCGAGGACCGGCTCATCCGGCACGACGCGCACCGGGAGGACCCGGGGTACGCGTTCGCCCTGTCCCGTCTGGACTACCCGGCGTTCGAGCACGTGCCGATCGGGGTGTTCCGCGACGTGCGGCGGCCCGTCTACGACGACCTGCTGAACGAGCAGATCGCCGACGCCCGCGCCGAGCGGGGCGACGGCGAGCTGGCGGCGCTGCTCGCCAGCGGCGACACCTGGACCGTCGACTGA
- a CDS encoding SDR family oxidoreductase — MRIVIAGGHGKIALRLARKLADRGDRPVALIRNPDHTQDVVDAGAEPVLIDLEKATVTELTEKIMNADAVVFAAGAGPGSGADRKSTVDHKASVLTADAASLAGVRRLVQISAINVDRPVPEGTDEVWAAYVEAKRLADADLRERSLELDWTILRPGRLTDEPGTGRVALGEEVERDAVTRDDVASVIVALLDEPGTVGRVLNLVNGDDPVAEAVRAVAS, encoded by the coding sequence ATGCGTATCGTCATCGCCGGGGGACACGGGAAGATCGCGCTGCGGCTGGCCAGGAAGCTGGCCGACCGCGGGGATCGGCCCGTCGCCCTCATCCGCAATCCCGACCACACCCAGGACGTCGTCGACGCCGGCGCGGAGCCGGTCCTCATCGACCTGGAGAAGGCCACGGTCACGGAGCTGACCGAGAAGATCATGAACGCCGACGCCGTGGTGTTCGCCGCGGGCGCCGGTCCGGGCAGCGGCGCGGACCGCAAGTCGACCGTGGACCACAAGGCGTCGGTGCTCACCGCCGACGCCGCCTCGCTGGCGGGGGTGCGCCGACTGGTCCAGATCTCCGCGATCAACGTGGACCGGCCCGTGCCGGAGGGCACCGACGAGGTCTGGGCCGCCTACGTGGAGGCCAAGCGGCTGGCCGACGCCGACCTGCGGGAGCGCTCTCTGGAACTGGACTGGACGATCCTGCGCCCGGGCCGGCTGACCGACGAGCCCGGGACCGGCAGGGTGGCCCTGGGCGAGGAGGTCGAGCGGGACGCGGTGACGCGGGACGACGTGGCGTCCGTCATCGTCGCGCTTCTGGACGAACCAGGGACGGTCGGCCGGGTTCTCAACCTGGTGAACGGAGACGATCCCGTCGCCGAGGCGGTCCGCGCCGTCGCCTCCTGA
- a CDS encoding DUF2188 domain-containing protein — protein MSRKPNTRQVVPKEDGTWSVKDPNASRASSNHRTQSEAAERARAILNNSGGGELTIRGRNGQVRQKNTVAPGNDPHPPKG, from the coding sequence GTGAGCCGAAAGCCGAACACTCGCCAGGTCGTTCCCAAAGAGGACGGAACGTGGAGCGTGAAGGACCCCAACGCCAGTCGCGCCAGTTCCAACCACCGGACTCAGTCCGAAGCGGCCGAGCGAGCACGCGCGATCCTGAATAACTCGGGAGGCGGCGAACTCACCATCCGTGGACGCAACGGACAGGTTCGACAGAAGAACACCGTCGCTCCAGGCAACGACCCGCATCCGCCGAAGGGCTAA
- a CDS encoding M48 family metalloprotease: protein MHVSAARAVGLFVGAAVFVVAVGWVCGANKGAQIALALVGCAGILVYLFGESLALRAMRARLISEIEQPELYGLVRELATAARQPMPRLYLSPVRSPNAFATGVSPRRASLCCTTGLLRTLEREELRGVLAHELAHIRAHDTLISAVAATLTALITALSAITFLLPLGESEETDMPNLLGGLMVVLLAPFAAAVVHCGVGRRREFRADERAAELTGDPLALASALRKLEEGARAYPLPMQRTLLASAHLMTTNPFPDGVGRLFAAHPPVAERIRRLRDLRRGWDMGR from the coding sequence GTGCACGTCAGTGCGGCCCGCGCGGTCGGCCTGTTCGTCGGCGCCGCGGTGTTCGTCGTCGCGGTCGGCTGGGTCTGCGGCGCGAACAAGGGCGCCCAGATCGCGCTCGCCCTGGTGGGGTGCGCGGGCATCCTGGTCTACCTGTTCGGGGAGTCGCTGGCCCTGCGCGCCATGCGCGCCCGGCTGATCAGCGAGATCGAGCAGCCGGAGCTGTACGGCCTCGTCCGGGAGCTGGCCACGGCCGCCCGCCAGCCGATGCCCCGCCTGTACCTGTCACCGGTGCGCTCACCGAACGCCTTCGCGACGGGCGTCAGCCCGCGCCGCGCCTCCCTGTGCTGCACGACGGGGCTGCTGCGGACGCTGGAGCGCGAGGAGCTGCGCGGAGTGCTGGCGCACGAGCTCGCGCACATCCGGGCCCATGACACCCTGATCAGCGCGGTGGCGGCGACGCTGACCGCGCTCATCACCGCGTTGAGCGCGATCACGTTCCTGCTGCCGCTGGGGGAGTCGGAGGAGACCGACATGCCCAACCTGCTGGGCGGACTGATGGTGGTGCTGCTGGCGCCGTTCGCGGCGGCGGTCGTGCACTGCGGTGTGGGCCGCCGTCGTGAGTTCCGGGCCGACGAGCGGGCGGCCGAGCTGACGGGGGACCCGCTGGCGCTGGCCTCCGCGCTGCGCAAACTGGAGGAGGGCGCCCGGGCGTACCCGCTGCCGATGCAGCGAACCCTGCTGGCGTCGGCGCACCTGATGACGACCAACCCGTTCCCCGACGGGGTGGGGCGCCTGTTCGCCGCGCACCCGCCGGTGGCCGAGCGCATCCGCCGCCTGCGCGATCTGCGCCGCGGGTGGGACATGGGCCGGTAG
- a CDS encoding 2-oxoacid:acceptor oxidoreductase subunit alpha, whose translation MAKQIEQLDRVIIRFAGDSGDGMQLTGDRFTQETASFGNDLSTLPNFPAEIRAPAGTLPGVSSFQVHFADHDIMTPGDAPDVLVAMNPAALKANLGDLPRGATVIVNTDEFTKRSLAKVGYEADPVTDGSLDAFHVSAVPLTSMTVEALAGTDLSKKDAQRAKNMFALGLLSWMYNRPTEGTTSFLKQKFAGKPDILAANLTAFQAGWNFGETTEDFAVSYEIKPARLPAGTYRNITGNLATAYGLIAGSQRSGLPLFLGSYPITPASDILHELSRHKRFGVRTFQAEDEIAGVGAALGAAFGGSLGVTTTSGPGMVLKQETVGLAVMTELPLVIIDVQRAGPSTGMPTKTEQTDLLLALYGRNGESPLPVLAPSSPADCFDIALEATRLAVTYRTPVVVLSDGYLANGSEPWRLPEVADLPVIDPGFAAEPNGPDGAFLPYARDERTLARPWAVPGTAGLEHRIGGIEKHAETGDISYTPANHDLMVRTRQAKIDAIARDLPPLEVDDPTGDARVLVLGWGGTYGSITAGVRRVRRAGGRVAQAHLRHLNPFPADLGDVLRRYERVVVPEINLGQLALLLRGRYLVDVIGYNKVRGLPFKAEELADVLQEVIDRDE comes from the coding sequence GTGGCCAAACAGATCGAACAGCTCGACCGCGTCATCATTCGCTTCGCCGGGGACTCCGGCGACGGCATGCAGTTGACCGGTGACCGATTCACGCAGGAGACCGCGTCGTTCGGCAACGACCTGTCGACCCTGCCGAACTTCCCCGCGGAGATCCGCGCCCCCGCCGGCACCCTCCCGGGGGTCTCCAGCTTCCAGGTCCACTTCGCCGACCACGACATCATGACGCCGGGCGACGCCCCGGACGTGCTGGTGGCGATGAACCCCGCGGCTCTGAAGGCCAACCTCGGCGACCTGCCCCGGGGCGCGACCGTCATCGTCAACACCGACGAGTTCACCAAGCGCAGCCTGGCCAAGGTCGGGTACGAAGCCGACCCGGTCACGGACGGGTCGCTGGACGCCTTCCACGTCAGCGCCGTCCCGCTCACCTCCATGACCGTGGAGGCGCTGGCGGGCACGGACCTGTCCAAGAAGGACGCCCAGCGCGCCAAGAACATGTTCGCCCTCGGGCTGCTGTCGTGGATGTACAACCGGCCCACGGAGGGGACGACCTCGTTCCTCAAGCAGAAGTTCGCCGGCAAGCCCGACATCCTCGCCGCCAACCTCACCGCGTTCCAGGCGGGGTGGAACTTCGGCGAGACGACCGAGGACTTCGCGGTCTCCTACGAGATCAAGCCCGCCCGGCTGCCCGCGGGCACCTACCGCAACATCACCGGGAACCTGGCCACCGCCTACGGGCTGATCGCGGGGTCCCAGCGGTCCGGGCTGCCGCTCTTCCTGGGGTCGTACCCGATCACCCCGGCCTCGGACATCCTGCACGAGCTGTCCCGGCACAAGCGGTTCGGTGTGCGGACCTTCCAGGCGGAGGACGAGATCGCCGGGGTCGGGGCGGCTCTGGGCGCCGCGTTCGGCGGGTCCCTCGGCGTCACCACGACCTCCGGTCCCGGCATGGTCCTCAAGCAGGAGACCGTCGGGCTGGCGGTGATGACCGAGCTTCCGCTCGTGATCATCGACGTGCAGCGCGCCGGCCCCAGCACCGGCATGCCGACCAAGACCGAGCAGACCGACCTGCTGCTGGCGCTGTACGGCCGCAACGGCGAGTCCCCGCTGCCCGTGCTGGCCCCGTCCTCGCCCGCCGACTGCTTCGACATCGCCCTGGAGGCCACCCGGCTCGCGGTCACCTACCGCACGCCCGTGGTGGTGCTCTCCGACGGCTACCTCGCCAACGGGTCGGAGCCGTGGCGGCTGCCGGAGGTCGCCGACCTGCCGGTGATCGACCCGGGCTTCGCCGCGGAGCCCAACGGGCCGGACGGCGCGTTCCTGCCCTACGCCCGCGACGAACGGACCCTGGCCCGGCCGTGGGCGGTCCCGGGCACGGCGGGGCTGGAGCACCGGATCGGCGGGATCGAGAAGCACGCCGAGACGGGCGACATCTCCTACACGCCCGCCAACCACGACCTCATGGTGCGCACCCGCCAGGCGAAGATCGACGCGATCGCCCGGGACCTGCCGCCGCTGGAGGTCGACGACCCCACGGGAGACGCCCGGGTGCTCGTCCTGGGCTGGGGCGGCACCTACGGGTCGATCACCGCGGGCGTGCGCCGGGTGCGCCGCGCCGGCGGCCGGGTCGCGCAGGCCCACCTGCGGCACCTCAATCCCTTCCCGGCCGACCTCGGCGACGTGCTGCGCCGCTACGAGCGGGTGGTCGTGCCGGAGATCAACCTGGGCCAGCTGGCCCTGCTGCTGCGCGGCAGGTACCTGGTCGACGTCATCGGTTACAACAAGGTCCGCGGCCTGCCGTTCAAGGCCGAGGAGCTGGCGGACGTGCTGCAGGAGGTCATCGACCGTGACGAGTGA
- a CDS encoding GNAT family N-acetyltransferase, translating to MSDKVEIRPREEQDLDACARLLVEVHERDGYPVEGVADPRKWLELDGSGRAWVALAEGAVAGHVSLTRTSSDDAVKLWKAQNSDRQRPVASVGRLFVSPAVRGRGAALALMRRAMEFGREQGWQLVLDVMEKDQAAMRLYERLGWVCIGTIVHRFGEGQEIPGRAYALSC from the coding sequence ATGAGCGACAAGGTGGAAATCCGGCCACGCGAAGAGCAGGACCTAGACGCCTGTGCCCGGCTGCTGGTGGAGGTGCACGAGCGAGACGGATATCCCGTCGAAGGCGTTGCCGACCCTCGGAAGTGGCTGGAGCTAGACGGGAGCGGACGGGCTTGGGTGGCTCTAGCCGAAGGAGCGGTAGCCGGGCACGTCAGCCTCACCCGCACTAGCAGTGATGACGCCGTGAAGCTGTGGAAGGCCCAGAACAGCGACAGGCAAAGACCCGTGGCATCAGTCGGCAGGTTGTTCGTCTCTCCCGCTGTGCGAGGACGAGGAGCCGCGTTGGCGTTGATGAGGCGAGCCATGGAGTTCGGCCGAGAGCAGGGTTGGCAACTCGTCTTGGACGTGATGGAGAAGGACCAGGCCGCGATGCGCCTCTACGAGCGTCTCGGGTGGGTGTGCATCGGGACGATCGTCCACCGGTTCGGTGAGGGACAGGAGATACCGGGTCGTGCCTATGCCCTGAGCTGTTGA
- a CDS encoding Uma2 family endonuclease: MTTRHPEAPERRLTVADLERTPDDGRRYELVDGRLDVSPAPKPLHTRVAFRLGNHLGASCEYAFEIGEGPGITLNGDGTHHRIPDLAVFDTDLPEEGYFVVPPVLAVEIVSPESVFRDNHTKRREYAAFGIPSYWIINPIPEKVGIIELRLDNGEYQEVTQVYGEDVFETDLPFPVKLVPHWLAANGPWPKHIGGAAPEGSGADATQGSDGTADDA; encoded by the coding sequence ATGACCACCAGGCACCCGGAAGCACCCGAACGGCGACTGACCGTGGCCGACCTGGAGAGGACGCCGGACGACGGACGGCGATACGAACTGGTCGACGGGCGGCTTGACGTGTCACCTGCGCCCAAGCCTCTGCACACACGTGTGGCCTTCCGACTCGGCAACCATCTCGGTGCATCGTGCGAGTACGCGTTCGAAATCGGTGAGGGGCCAGGCATCACCCTCAACGGCGATGGGACCCACCACCGCATCCCCGATCTCGCGGTCTTCGACACCGACCTTCCGGAGGAGGGCTACTTCGTGGTCCCCCCGGTTCTGGCGGTGGAAATCGTCTCCCCGGAGAGTGTGTTCCGCGACAACCACACCAAGCGGAGGGAGTACGCCGCCTTCGGCATCCCGTCGTACTGGATCATCAATCCGATTCCTGAGAAAGTCGGCATCATCGAGCTGCGGCTGGACAACGGTGAGTACCAGGAGGTCACGCAGGTCTACGGCGAGGACGTCTTCGAGACCGATCTGCCCTTCCCGGTGAAGCTCGTACCGCACTGGCTGGCGGCCAACGGCCCATGGCCGAAGCACATCGGCGGCGCGGCCCCGGAAGGTTCCGGAGCCGATGCCACCCAAGGATCGGACGGCACCGCCGACGACGCGTAG
- a CDS encoding replication initiator, translated as MERKALLIMPQPGDASQPRRAPSQEQISERVATGVLDDVLSTINRVGGCSEPLRLRGQLTAVDTSTGAAEPVWSTSGQPGQVLMVACGNRRASRCPACADTYRGDTFHLIRSGLIGGDKGVPEQVRSHPRVFATLTAPSFGPVHRGPDASGQAVVCHPRRSSVACYRRHAAGDPLIGQPLDADSYDYDGHVLWNNHAGDLWSRFTVYLRRHLADAAGVGRTEFNDTVRVSYAKVAEFQTRGLVHFHAVVRLDTKRSDGVVEPPPEWATVELLTGAIRSAAAAVVVPADTDTGSRFLAWGEQVDVHSITSGTFTSGGVDEEAVAAYIAKYATKSTTEDGTLDRRVFAGAPLDHLGLTDHQRRLIHACWRLSEVPGLEERKLDRWAHTLGFRGHFSTKSRRYSTTLGELRQVRRDFRAGQARTSGHDELLGTLPDADDTTLIVGSFSFAGQGYAHPVDRWLAESHHRSRVLSRRVGREELADLEEVA; from the coding sequence ATGGAACGAAAGGCACTGCTCATCATGCCCCAACCCGGTGACGCCTCACAGCCTCGTCGCGCACCCTCCCAGGAGCAGATCAGCGAACGCGTCGCTACCGGCGTACTCGATGACGTCCTGTCCACGATCAACCGCGTCGGGGGCTGCTCCGAACCCCTCCGGCTCCGGGGGCAGCTCACCGCCGTGGACACTTCTACCGGGGCCGCTGAGCCGGTGTGGTCCACCAGCGGCCAGCCGGGGCAGGTGCTCATGGTCGCCTGCGGCAACCGCCGTGCCTCCCGCTGCCCGGCCTGCGCCGACACCTACCGGGGCGACACCTTCCACCTGATCCGCTCCGGCCTCATCGGTGGCGACAAGGGCGTGCCCGAACAGGTGCGCTCACACCCCCGGGTGTTCGCCACCCTGACCGCCCCGTCCTTCGGCCCCGTCCACCGGGGACCCGACGCCTCCGGGCAGGCGGTGGTGTGCCACCCGCGCCGCTCCAGTGTGGCCTGCTACCGCCGCCACGCCGCAGGTGACCCGCTCATCGGTCAGCCCCTGGATGCGGACTCCTACGACTATGACGGGCACGTGCTGTGGAACAACCACGCCGGGGACCTGTGGAGCCGCTTCACGGTCTACCTGCGCCGCCACCTGGCCGATGCCGCCGGAGTGGGCCGCACCGAGTTCAACGACACGGTTCGGGTGTCCTACGCCAAGGTCGCCGAGTTCCAGACCCGGGGCCTGGTCCACTTCCACGCCGTGGTCCGGCTGGACACCAAGCGCTCTGACGGTGTGGTGGAGCCTCCCCCCGAATGGGCGACGGTGGAGCTGCTGACCGGTGCGATCCGCTCGGCCGCCGCTGCTGTGGTGGTCCCTGCCGACACTGACACTGGTTCCCGCTTCCTGGCCTGGGGTGAACAGGTGGACGTGCACTCGATCACCTCGGGCACGTTCACCTCCGGCGGGGTCGATGAAGAGGCGGTAGCCGCCTACATCGCCAAGTACGCCACCAAGTCCACCACCGAGGACGGCACCCTCGACCGGCGCGTATTCGCGGGTGCCCCTCTCGATCACCTGGGACTGACCGACCACCAACGACGGCTCATCCACGCCTGCTGGCGGCTGTCCGAGGTCCCCGGCCTGGAAGAGCGCAAGCTCGATCGGTGGGCGCACACGCTGGGGTTCCGGGGCCACTTCTCGACCAAGTCCCGGCGCTACTCCACCACCCTGGGAGAGCTACGGCAGGTGAGGCGGGATTTCCGTGCGGGGCAGGCCCGAACGTCCGGTCATGACGAACTGCTCGGCACCCTGCCCGACGCCGATGACACGACCTTGATCGTGGGATCGTTCTCCTTCGCTGGACAGGGGTACGCGCATCCGGTGGACCGGTGGTTGGCCGAGTCCCACCACCGCAGTCGGGTGCTGAGTCGGCGTGTGGGCCGCGAAGAGCTCGCTGACCTTGAAGAGGTCGCCTGA